The sequence below is a genomic window from Methanobrevibacter sp. V74.
ACTCCACATATTAACTTCGATTTCGTATCAGTTCCCAATTGAATATTAAATGAAAATTTAGGATACTTTTGTCCATTATCTTTAACTTTCATCAGTCGAGCATCATGATCATTCAAAGCTAACGATACCTGTCCAGAATAGTCCAACAACTGCCACCAATAAAAAAAGAATTTCAACTTTTTCTTTATCTGATTTTGATTTATCATCTAAAAATTTTCGTACGGTTCTTCTAAGCTTTTTAATTTCATCTTTTGTTAATTCTTCGACCAAATAATGCTTTATTAATAAAATAATATCTTTTTTCTTTGATTATATTGAATGAGGAATTGTAAGCATTTTTTTTATTGTTCCATCAATTGCAATATGTTCAAAATCAGTTAATCCAATTCTATTGGCCACAATCAGAATAAAACTCATAATTAATTGGTAAATTTGTTGAAAAATACTTACAATAATCTCGTATTGTTCTGTCACTTGGTTCTATAAAATGTGAAATTAAATTATACAAATAATTGTACTTTGCATTATAAGCTAACTCCACAGTGCTTGTTATTTTATTAATATATCCATAAAAAATTAGTTTTATCATATCTTTGAGGTCAAAAGGTGGTTTTCCAACATTGGAAATTTTTCGTTTGATTTTAAAGAAATTAAACGCACCATCAACGATTGTTGATGCAAGATACATAAGTTGA
It includes:
- a CDS encoding transposase, whose translation is MSEKSREIEEMEDEFQLMYLASTIVDGAFNFFKIKRKISNVGKPPFDLKDMIKLIFYGYINKITSTVELAYNAKYNYLYNLISHFIEPSDRTIRDYCKYFSTNLPINYEFYSDCGQ